In a genomic window of Bradyrhizobium sp. LLZ17:
- a CDS encoding ABC transporter permease translates to MLDDLAIRIRQNIGLVTAILLFCALYILYNIAHPRGFSPAVLVQNGDEIFALAMLAMAQTVPVLMSGLDLSVGAVMTMVGCFASYLLTGTAGGAPLHLDLFGLHVGLGTFPGGVTGILLGIVVCLAIGTAAGFINGCVVVYGRIQPIIATLATGAVYIGIALFLRPTPGGKIDEDLNWALTNSLGDFASTAHIFDDGAAGWFAPFAWIPVPFVLLVLIPLVVWVPFRRSVLGRAVYAVGSAEGAAYMSGLPIERAKIAAFALAGFFAGCGGLFLAIQTSSGNADIPQAGAYTLNSIASVVIGGTSLLGGTGSAIGSIFGAMVLRVISFFFRIFDIAPLLQPLFEGVILLAAVSIGALGVLRVKNTLELFR, encoded by the coding sequence ATGCTTGACGATCTCGCCATCAGGATCCGCCAGAACATCGGTCTTGTCACCGCCATCCTGTTGTTCTGCGCCCTCTACATTCTCTACAATATCGCCCATCCCCGCGGTTTCTCCCCGGCCGTGCTGGTGCAGAATGGCGACGAAATTTTTGCGCTCGCCATGCTGGCGATGGCACAGACCGTCCCGGTCCTGATGTCGGGCCTCGATCTCTCCGTCGGCGCGGTCATGACCATGGTCGGCTGCTTTGCAAGCTACCTCCTGACCGGCACGGCAGGTGGCGCGCCGCTGCATCTCGATCTGTTCGGCCTGCATGTCGGCCTCGGTACATTTCCAGGCGGCGTGACCGGCATCCTGCTTGGGATTGTCGTGTGCCTTGCGATCGGCACGGCTGCTGGCTTCATCAACGGCTGCGTCGTCGTCTATGGGCGTATCCAGCCGATCATCGCGACGCTTGCGACCGGCGCTGTCTATATCGGCATCGCGCTATTCCTGCGTCCGACCCCAGGCGGCAAGATCGACGAGGATCTGAACTGGGCGCTGACCAATTCGCTCGGCGATTTCGCCTCGACCGCGCACATCTTCGACGACGGCGCGGCGGGCTGGTTTGCGCCGTTCGCCTGGATCCCGGTGCCGTTCGTGCTTCTCGTCCTTATTCCGCTCGTGGTGTGGGTGCCGTTCCGCCGCTCCGTTCTCGGCCGCGCCGTCTATGCCGTCGGCTCGGCCGAGGGCGCTGCTTATATGTCCGGCCTTCCCATCGAGCGCGCCAAGATCGCGGCCTTCGCGCTCGCAGGCTTCTTTGCCGGCTGCGGCGGTCTCTTCCTCGCCATCCAGACTTCGTCGGGCAATGCCGATATTCCGCAAGCGGGCGCCTATACGCTCAACTCAATTGCTTCCGTGGTGATCGGCGGCACGTCGCTGCTCGGCGGCACCGGCAGTGCGATCGGCTCGATCTTCGGCGCCATGGTCTTGCGCGTGATTTCCTTCTTCTTCCGCATCTTCGACATCGCGCCCCTTTTGCAACCACTGTTCGAGGGCGTGATCCTGCTCGCCGCCGTCAGCATCGGCGCTTTGGGCGTGCTGCGCGTCAAGAATACGCTGGAGCTGTTCCGATGA
- a CDS encoding sugar ABC transporter ATP-binding protein — MPAADPTQPAFLELAGISKRYAGVRALESVDFACERGKIHAVLGENGAGKSTLIKIIAGVVQPDSGRMRLAGSDVGFTTPAAANAAGVVCIFQELSLMPDLSVADNISIALPPRRFGLIDARAQRRRAEQLLAEIGCEDINPLRHVRDLPLSRRQVVEIAKALGKRPQLLILDEATSALTSADVEKVYAMLARLKAKGVAILYISHRMHEVEALADRASVFRNGRHIETFDTGARSTAEIVQLMIGRDITAQYPPKPPRQPAKPVLTLENLSWERHLDRISLSVGAGEIVGLGGLDGQGQKSLLLALFGVLRGVTGRVAVADREVRPGSPAAAKSVGIALVPEDRKTEGLMLPMSIADNLAIASLDALSTGPIVDGAKERAAIQRAIARLQIKLREASDAVSTLSGGNQQKVVLAKWLMTDPRIILLNDPTRGIDVGTKQELYRLMRELADQGAAILFYSTDYDELIGCCDRVAIMYDGRIVRELEGDDLTETNIVASSLNIDTDAAAQAQHA; from the coding sequence ATGCCGGCTGCCGACCCGACGCAACCCGCCTTCCTGGAGCTCGCCGGAATCTCCAAGCGTTATGCCGGCGTTCGCGCGCTGGAATCCGTCGATTTCGCCTGCGAACGCGGCAAGATCCACGCTGTGCTGGGCGAGAACGGCGCAGGCAAGTCGACACTGATCAAGATCATCGCCGGCGTGGTGCAGCCGGACAGCGGCCGCATGCGCCTCGCGGGCAGCGACGTCGGCTTCACCACGCCGGCGGCGGCGAATGCGGCCGGTGTCGTCTGCATCTTCCAGGAGCTGTCGCTGATGCCCGACCTCTCGGTCGCGGACAACATCTCCATCGCGTTGCCGCCGCGGCGGTTCGGCCTGATCGATGCAAGGGCGCAGCGGCGCCGCGCCGAACAGCTTCTGGCAGAGATCGGCTGCGAGGATATCAATCCCCTGAGGCACGTCCGCGATCTGCCCCTGTCGCGGCGCCAGGTCGTCGAGATTGCCAAGGCGCTTGGCAAGCGCCCGCAGTTGCTGATCCTCGATGAGGCCACATCGGCTCTGACCAGCGCGGATGTCGAGAAGGTTTATGCGATGCTGGCACGACTCAAGGCCAAGGGCGTCGCAATCCTCTACATCTCGCACCGCATGCACGAGGTCGAGGCGCTCGCCGACCGCGCCTCGGTGTTTCGCAATGGCCGTCACATCGAAACCTTCGACACGGGCGCGCGCTCCACCGCCGAGATCGTCCAGCTCATGATCGGGCGCGACATCACGGCCCAGTATCCGCCGAAGCCGCCGCGCCAACCCGCAAAACCGGTGCTGACGCTGGAGAACCTGTCCTGGGAAAGGCACCTCGATCGCATTTCACTGAGCGTCGGCGCCGGCGAGATCGTCGGGCTCGGCGGTCTCGATGGTCAGGGCCAGAAATCGCTGCTGCTCGCCTTGTTCGGCGTTCTGCGCGGCGTCACGGGTCGCGTTGCGGTCGCCGATCGCGAGGTGCGTCCCGGCTCTCCGGCGGCGGCAAAATCGGTCGGCATCGCGCTCGTCCCGGAGGACCGCAAAACCGAAGGGCTGATGCTGCCGATGTCGATCGCGGACAATCTTGCGATCGCCTCGCTCGACGCCCTCTCCACCGGTCCAATCGTCGACGGGGCTAAGGAACGCGCCGCGATCCAGCGGGCCATCGCACGGCTGCAGATCAAGCTGCGCGAGGCGAGTGATGCGGTCTCGACGCTGTCGGGCGGCAACCAGCAGAAGGTGGTGCTCGCCAAATGGCTGATGACCGATCCGCGCATCATCCTGCTCAACGATCCCACACGCGGCATCGACGTTGGCACCAAGCAGGAGCTGTACCGGTTGATGCGCGAACTTGCCGACCAGGGCGCAGCCATCCTGTTCTACTCGACCGACTATGACGAACTCATCGGCTGCTGCGACCGCGTCGCCATCATGTATGACGGGCGCATCGTGCGCGAGCTCGAAGGCGACGACCTCACCGAGACCAACATCGTCGCGAGCTCCCTCAACATCGACACCGATGCCGCAGCGCAGGCCCAGCATGCTTGA
- a CDS encoding sugar ABC transporter substrate-binding protein, which yields MVWTLRLAGLACAGLLLSSVSALAGPKVVSGPGADPACFKPWSSETKFFQWPKKPGPYRIALVNGFVGNTWRIQMVKTAKAFADQPGIKENIKEFKVVSTGTDVAAQLGAMEDFINQGFDAIVTIAVAPDGFDRIIRLADKNNVVVVPFDNVLDTDKVMMVNEDQKEMGRMSAKWLIDESGKKSGDILEVRGLPGNSVDRDRHLGFREVMEGPGNSFKITEVVGNWDTGTSQKVTADALAVHGHFDGIFTQGGSDGTVQALMAAKHPFVPMSGEGENEYRKQIADHAKDGLKGMSYGQSPALVAIATKAAISALQGNVMPQLISIPIPVATYKDLKPGTNYWPELNANFFAPNQFTPCGVNFTAPEIMSQSEKNTQ from the coding sequence ATGGTGTGGACGCTTCGTCTGGCGGGGCTGGCTTGCGCTGGCTTGCTGCTGTCCTCGGTGAGTGCTTTGGCGGGTCCCAAGGTCGTCTCCGGTCCGGGTGCCGATCCCGCCTGCTTCAAGCCGTGGTCGTCTGAAACGAAATTCTTCCAGTGGCCAAAGAAGCCCGGCCCCTACCGGATCGCGCTGGTCAACGGTTTCGTCGGCAACACCTGGCGCATCCAGATGGTAAAGACCGCCAAGGCATTCGCCGACCAGCCGGGGATCAAGGAGAACATCAAGGAGTTCAAGGTCGTCTCCACCGGGACCGATGTTGCCGCGCAACTCGGCGCGATGGAGGATTTCATCAACCAGGGCTTCGATGCCATCGTCACGATTGCGGTCGCGCCCGACGGGTTTGATCGCATCATCCGGCTTGCCGACAAGAACAACGTCGTAGTGGTGCCTTTCGACAACGTTCTCGACACCGACAAGGTGATGATGGTCAACGAGGACCAGAAGGAAATGGGCCGCATGTCGGCCAAATGGCTGATCGATGAGAGTGGCAAGAAATCCGGCGACATTCTCGAAGTTCGCGGCTTGCCCGGCAACTCGGTCGACCGCGACCGTCATCTCGGTTTCCGCGAGGTCATGGAAGGGCCCGGCAACAGCTTCAAAATCACCGAAGTCGTCGGCAATTGGGATACCGGCACCTCGCAGAAGGTGACCGCGGATGCGCTGGCCGTGCATGGCCATTTTGACGGAATATTCACCCAAGGCGGCTCCGACGGCACCGTGCAGGCGCTGATGGCTGCCAAGCATCCCTTTGTGCCGATGTCGGGCGAGGGCGAAAACGAGTACCGCAAGCAGATCGCCGATCACGCCAAGGACGGGCTCAAGGGCATGTCCTACGGCCAGTCGCCGGCGCTGGTTGCGATCGCGACCAAGGCGGCGATCTCGGCGCTGCAGGGCAACGTCATGCCGCAGCTGATCTCGATCCCGATTCCGGTGGCGACCTACAAGGACCTCAAGCCGGGCACGAATTACTGGCCTGAGCTCAATGCCAACTTCTTCGCGCCGAACCAGTTCACACCTTGCGGCGTGAACTTCACCGCGCCGGAGATCATGTCGCAGAGCGAGAAGAACACCCAGTGA
- a CDS encoding ThuA domain-containing protein, whose protein sequence is MRNAMIVWGGWPGHDPDLCASMIRGWLKAEGFEVRIETTTAAFADPAIHDLSLIIPIYTMSKIEKAEALNLCAAVRSGVGLAGHHGGMGDAFRDSVEYQFMCGGQWVAHPGNIIDYKVDLTKPDDPITKGLNSFEHRSEQYYMHVDPANEVLATTTFSGEHAPWIEGVVMPVVWKKRYGAGRVFYSSLGHRAYELDVPEI, encoded by the coding sequence ATGCGCAATGCAATGATTGTTTGGGGCGGCTGGCCGGGACACGATCCCGATCTCTGTGCCTCGATGATCCGCGGCTGGCTGAAGGCGGAAGGCTTCGAGGTGCGGATCGAGACCACAACGGCGGCGTTCGCCGATCCTGCGATCCACGATCTGTCGCTGATCATCCCGATCTACACCATGTCGAAGATCGAGAAGGCAGAAGCGCTCAATCTCTGCGCGGCGGTGCGGAGCGGAGTGGGGCTCGCCGGCCACCACGGCGGGATGGGCGATGCCTTCCGCGATTCCGTCGAGTACCAGTTCATGTGTGGAGGGCAGTGGGTCGCGCATCCCGGCAACATCATTGACTACAAGGTCGATTTGACGAAGCCGGACGATCCCATCACGAAGGGCCTGAACAGCTTTGAGCATCGCTCCGAGCAGTACTACATGCATGTCGACCCCGCCAATGAGGTGCTGGCGACAACGACCTTCAGCGGCGAGCACGCGCCCTGGATCGAGGGCGTGGTGATGCCGGTGGTGTGGAAGAAGCGATACGGCGCGGGCAGGGTGTTCTATTCCTCACTCGGCCACCGTGCCTACGAGCTGGACGTCCCGGAGATCTGA
- a CDS encoding Gfo/Idh/MocA family protein: MRKVGIGIIGCGNISTAYLKAAQRFPVMEVRALADMRSDAAERQGAAFGLPGMRVDQLLKRDDIEIVINLTVPLAHTDVSLAVLNAGKHVHSEKPLGINIAEARKVMDLAAQKDLRVGCAPDTFLGGGHQTARKLIDDGAIGTPAAGSAFFGCPGHERWHPAPGFYYLRGGGPMLDMGPYYITDLVQLLGPVASVMGSTARPKSERLVTSQPMNGTPIPVEVATHVAGTLEFESGAVVSITMSFDIPKHRHAPIEIYGDKGSMLVPDPNRFGGEVQVAKTGGEWEAVPLTHGHVDGEFRSIGVADMATAILNNRPHRASGALAFHVLEVMEAFQTSADEGRRVKIESRVERPAMLPAGRETGQID, from the coding sequence ATGAGAAAAGTGGGCATCGGGATCATCGGCTGCGGCAATATCAGCACCGCCTATCTGAAGGCGGCCCAGCGCTTCCCGGTCATGGAGGTCAGGGCGCTCGCCGATATGCGCAGCGATGCCGCAGAGCGCCAGGGCGCCGCCTTCGGGCTGCCGGGGATGCGGGTCGATCAACTGCTCAAGCGCGACGACATCGAGATCGTCATCAATCTCACGGTGCCGCTCGCCCACACCGACGTCAGTCTGGCCGTTCTGAATGCCGGCAAGCATGTCCATTCCGAGAAGCCGCTCGGCATCAACATCGCGGAAGCCCGCAAGGTGATGGATCTCGCCGCGCAGAAAGACCTTCGCGTCGGCTGCGCGCCCGACACGTTTCTCGGAGGCGGACACCAGACCGCGCGCAAGCTGATCGACGACGGAGCGATCGGCACGCCGGCGGCGGGCAGCGCCTTCTTTGGCTGCCCTGGCCACGAGCGCTGGCATCCGGCGCCGGGCTTCTACTATCTGCGCGGCGGCGGCCCGATGCTCGACATGGGCCCATACTACATCACCGATCTCGTGCAGCTGCTCGGCCCGGTCGCGAGCGTGATGGGCTCGACCGCACGTCCGAAATCCGAGCGCCTTGTGACCAGCCAGCCGATGAACGGCACGCCGATCCCGGTCGAGGTGGCGACCCATGTCGCGGGCACGCTCGAATTCGAGAGCGGTGCCGTCGTCTCGATCACGATGAGCTTTGACATCCCCAAGCACCGTCACGCGCCGATCGAAATCTATGGCGACAAAGGCAGCATGCTGGTGCCGGACCCGAACCGCTTCGGCGGCGAGGTGCAGGTCGCGAAGACCGGTGGCGAATGGGAGGCGGTGCCGTTGACCCACGGGCATGTCGACGGTGAGTTCCGTTCCATCGGCGTCGCCGACATGGCCACCGCAATTCTGAACAACCGGCCGCATCGTGCCAGCGGCGCGCTTGCGTTCCATGTACTGGAGGTGATGGAGGCGTTCCAGACCTCCGCCGACGAAGGACGGCGCGTCAAGATCGAGAGCCGCGTTGAGCGGCCGGCGATGCTGCCGGCCGGACGTGAAACCGGACAGATCGACTGA
- a CDS encoding carbohydrate ABC transporter permease, with translation MSNVETTRAPFDSAVLFKSLFLAVVAIFVLVPLLATLLGGFKSLGELRVNPFGLPRHWEWQNYADILFSVRYWQLLRNSLVISTLTVTLTLVVASMAAFTFAHIKFYGSSMLLSYLTLGLLFPAATAVLPLFIKVRDLGLLDSYFGVALPQAAFGLAMSVLLLRRFFKDIPYELLEAALVDGCSYINFFRYVTLPLSRPILATVGTIAFVNSWNAYLLPLVMLNTDLLYPWPLGIMVYQGEYSSEWHLILAFITLTILPTIILFLLAQKHIVAGLTAGAVKG, from the coding sequence AGACCACTCGCGCGCCGTTCGATTCCGCGGTGCTGTTCAAGTCGTTGTTCCTCGCCGTCGTTGCGATCTTCGTGCTGGTGCCGCTGCTCGCGACCTTGCTCGGGGGCTTCAAATCGCTTGGCGAACTGCGCGTTAATCCGTTCGGCCTGCCGCGCCACTGGGAGTGGCAGAATTATGCCGACATCCTGTTCTCCGTGCGCTACTGGCAGCTGTTGCGCAACTCGCTGGTCATTTCGACGCTCACGGTGACGTTGACCCTGGTCGTCGCCTCCATGGCGGCGTTCACCTTCGCGCACATCAAGTTCTACGGCAGCTCGATGCTGCTGAGCTACCTGACCCTCGGCCTGCTGTTTCCGGCCGCGACCGCCGTGCTGCCGCTGTTCATCAAGGTGCGCGATCTCGGGCTGCTCGATAGCTATTTTGGCGTTGCGCTGCCGCAGGCGGCCTTCGGTCTCGCCATGAGTGTGCTGCTGCTGCGGCGCTTCTTCAAGGACATCCCGTACGAGCTGTTGGAGGCTGCGCTGGTCGACGGATGCAGCTACATCAACTTCTTCCGCTATGTGACCCTGCCGCTATCGCGGCCGATCCTGGCGACCGTCGGTACGATCGCGTTCGTCAACAGCTGGAATGCCTATCTGTTGCCGCTGGTGATGCTCAACACCGATCTGCTCTATCCCTGGCCGCTGGGTATCATGGTTTATCAGGGCGAATATTCGTCCGAATGGCACCTGATCCTGGCCTTCATCACGCTGACCATCCTGCCGACGATCATTCTGTTCCTTCTGGCGCAGAAGCATATCGTCGCCGGCCTCACCGCAGGCGCGGTCAAGGGATGA